One genomic window of Acidovorax radicis includes the following:
- the aceF gene encoding dihydrolipoyllysine-residue acetyltransferase: MALVDIQVPDIGDFDEVGVIELLVKPGDTVKAEQSLLTVESDKASMEIPSSHAGTVKEVKVALGDKIKQGTVIVVLEVADAAAASASAGASASTGFEQKTAPAPAAPAQAATKTEASTAAVPAPTAAAPAATPSGPVEVRVPDIGDFKDVAVIEMLVKVGDTVKLEQSLFTVESDKASMEIPSPVAGVIKELKIKIGDTVNIGDLMAIMEGSAAAAPAPAAAAASTPSASAQASSPAPSPAAQAVASLAAAPAAAAVDVPAHQPGTLVTGLPHASPSVRKFARELGVPIDEVKGSGPKGRITQDDVQAFTKQVMSGSVQTKAQAAKAPAAAAGGGTGVGLDLLPWPKVDFAKFGAIERKDLSRIKKISGANLHRNWVMIPHVTNNDEADITELEAFRVSTNKENEKSGVKVTMLAFVIKAVVAALKKFPDFNASLDGDALVYKQYFNVGFAADTPNGLVVPVLKDADKKGILQISQEMGELAKKARDGKLGSADMQGGCMSISSLGGIGGTHFTPIINAPEVAILGLSKGQMKPVWDGKQFVPRLVLPLSLSYDHRVIDGASAARFNAYLGQVLADYRRILL; encoded by the coding sequence ATGGCATTGGTAGATATCCAGGTCCCGGACATCGGGGATTTTGACGAAGTGGGCGTGATCGAGTTGCTGGTGAAACCGGGCGACACGGTCAAGGCCGAACAATCGCTGCTCACGGTGGAGTCGGACAAGGCGTCGATGGAAATCCCGTCGAGCCACGCCGGCACCGTGAAAGAAGTGAAGGTGGCGTTGGGCGACAAAATCAAGCAAGGCACGGTCATCGTGGTGCTTGAAGTCGCTGACGCGGCCGCTGCAAGTGCAAGTGCAGGAGCCAGTGCTTCAACAGGTTTTGAGCAAAAAACGGCTCCAGCGCCCGCCGCACCTGCGCAAGCAGCTACTAAAACAGAAGCAAGCACCGCCGCGGTGCCAGCGCCTACAGCCGCCGCCCCCGCCGCCACGCCCTCAGGCCCCGTCGAAGTGCGTGTGCCCGACATCGGTGATTTCAAGGACGTGGCCGTCATTGAAATGCTGGTGAAGGTGGGCGACACCGTCAAGCTCGAGCAATCGCTGTTCACGGTCGAATCCGACAAAGCCTCGATGGAAATCCCGTCGCCGGTGGCGGGTGTGATCAAGGAACTCAAGATCAAGATCGGCGACACCGTCAACATCGGTGACCTGATGGCCATCATGGAAGGCAGCGCTGCTGCAGCGCCTGCTCCTGCAGCCGCCGCAGCGTCCACACCATCGGCATCGGCACAGGCTTCTTCCCCTGCGCCTTCACCCGCTGCACAAGCCGTCGCTTCACTTGCTGCGGCACCCGCCGCCGCTGCGGTGGACGTGCCCGCGCACCAGCCCGGCACCCTGGTCACGGGTCTGCCACACGCATCGCCTTCGGTGCGCAAGTTCGCCCGCGAACTCGGTGTGCCGATCGACGAGGTCAAGGGCTCGGGCCCCAAGGGCCGCATCACGCAGGACGACGTCCAGGCCTTCACCAAGCAGGTCATGTCAGGCAGCGTGCAGACCAAGGCCCAAGCGGCCAAGGCGCCTGCTGCTGCCGCAGGTGGTGGCACGGGCGTGGGGCTGGATCTGTTGCCCTGGCCCAAGGTGGACTTCGCCAAGTTCGGCGCCATCGAGCGCAAAGACCTCTCGCGCATCAAGAAAATCAGCGGCGCCAACCTGCACCGCAACTGGGTGATGATTCCCCACGTCACCAACAACGACGAAGCCGACATCACCGAGCTTGAAGCCTTCCGCGTCTCGACCAACAAAGAGAACGAGAAGTCGGGCGTGAAGGTGACCATGCTCGCCTTTGTCATCAAGGCCGTGGTGGCCGCGCTCAAGAAGTTTCCCGACTTCAATGCCAGCCTGGACGGCGATGCGCTGGTGTACAAGCAGTATTTCAACGTCGGTTTTGCAGCCGATACCCCCAATGGCTTGGTCGTGCCCGTTCTCAAGGATGCCGACAAAAAGGGCATCTTGCAGATCAGCCAGGAGATGGGCGAATTGGCCAAAAAGGCCCGCGACGGCAAGCTCGGCTCGGCCGACATGCAGGGCGGCTGCATGTCGATCAGCTCGCTCGGTGGCATTGGTGGCACCCACTTCACGCCCATCATCAACGCGCCCGAGGTGGCCATCCTGGGCCTGTCCAAAGGCCAGATGAAACCCGTGTGGGATGGCAAGCAGTTTGTGCCGCGCCTGGTGCTGCCGCTGTCGCTGTCGTATGACCACCGCGTGATCGACGGCGCCAGCGCCGCGCGTTTCAACGCCTATCTGGGTCAGGTGCTGGCGGACTATCGCCGCATCCTGCTGTAA
- a CDS encoding PAS domain S-box protein: MESTPSKAPAPASITPAPLRWWRKWWRGLSPTRQDRFAALAPLAAVLMFLAAIVAAFWYLRAEEAEREQEALRRDVEYAQQRVRLRLLERQEQLMRIARDLSNQDMGRADFVSRSEALISQYPELQAITWIDERRRIRASQAAPTLASSELRIAGEVLKPGETADTFGLARDLQQPVYAQPALAVGDATPLLQLQVPLNNQGKFAGVVLGEYSIDSLLRYGTPTEVLARYAVTLLDSKNEVLAGTPLAPRNKATELLPWRARANEYEVPVSPVGNGLIIRAQAYRTSLGVVGSGLFWLVGTLSAMTAWMLIATWRHTRRRMRTQEALVAETNFRRAMENSILTGMRALDMTGRISYVNAAFCQMTGWSAEELIGLKAPFPYWPDTDHDALQAKLRDELHGNTVAGGFQVRVKRKSGTLFDARLYVSPLIDGHGKQTGWMTSMTDITEPNRIREQLSASHERFTIVLESLDASVSVAPLGSEELLFANKLYRQWFGSQTGGHLQLVAQAGVVPVAGKDPSGMDDEDGLMGLPTDSLTSARSENAEIYLPDLGKWLEVRSRYLNWVDGRLAQMVIATDITPRRLAEEQAKRQAERAQSVSRLITMGEMASSVAHELNQPLTAINNYCSGMVSRIQSGQLTEEALLTALQKTAHQAQRAGQIIQRIRSFVKKSEPNRTLSDVHSMVDEAVELADIELRRHNVRLTHYVAARMPPVMADTILIEQVLVNLMKNGAEAIENAGRPAPNRSVELRVGPKQIDDRQVVEFSVQDTGKGLAPEVLERLFEAFFSTKQEGMGMGLNLCRSIVESHQGRMHAENLYNGSEVTGCRFSFWLPLAKPADGTTNSVANVQNPRTIA, translated from the coding sequence ATGGAATCGACACCGTCTAAAGCCCCTGCTCCAGCGTCCATCACGCCTGCGCCGCTGCGCTGGTGGCGCAAATGGTGGCGCGGACTGTCGCCCACCAGGCAAGACCGATTTGCGGCCCTTGCACCGTTGGCAGCCGTACTGATGTTTCTGGCCGCTATCGTGGCGGCGTTCTGGTATTTGCGCGCAGAAGAGGCCGAACGCGAACAGGAAGCCCTGCGGCGCGATGTGGAATATGCACAGCAGCGGGTGCGCCTGCGTCTGCTGGAGCGGCAAGAGCAATTGATGCGCATTGCGCGCGACCTGTCCAACCAGGACATGGGCCGTGCCGACTTCGTCAGCCGCTCGGAAGCCCTGATCAGCCAATACCCCGAGCTGCAGGCCATCACCTGGATCGACGAGCGCCGCCGCATCCGGGCCAGCCAGGCGGCCCCCACCTTGGCCAGCAGCGAATTGCGCATTGCCGGCGAAGTGCTCAAGCCCGGCGAAACCGCAGACACCTTTGGCCTGGCGCGTGACCTGCAGCAGCCGGTGTATGCACAGCCAGCGCTGGCCGTGGGCGATGCCACCCCGCTGCTGCAACTGCAGGTGCCACTCAACAACCAGGGCAAGTTCGCGGGCGTGGTGCTGGGCGAATACTCCATCGACAGCCTGCTGCGTTATGGCACGCCCACCGAAGTGTTGGCGCGCTATGCGGTGACGCTGCTAGACAGCAAGAACGAAGTGTTGGCTGGCACGCCGCTGGCGCCCCGCAACAAGGCCACCGAACTGCTGCCGTGGCGCGCTCGCGCCAACGAATATGAGGTGCCTGTCTCGCCAGTGGGCAACGGGTTGATCATCAGGGCCCAGGCGTATCGCACCTCGCTGGGCGTGGTGGGCAGCGGCCTGTTCTGGCTGGTGGGCACCCTGAGCGCCATGACGGCCTGGATGCTGATCGCCACCTGGCGGCACACGCGCCGGCGCATGCGCACGCAAGAGGCCCTGGTCGCCGAAACCAATTTTCGCCGCGCCATGGAAAACTCCATCCTGACCGGGATGCGGGCGCTCGACATGACGGGCCGCATCAGCTACGTGAACGCGGCGTTTTGCCAGATGACCGGCTGGAGCGCCGAGGAGCTGATCGGGCTGAAGGCCCCCTTCCCGTATTGGCCCGACACCGACCACGATGCCCTGCAGGCCAAGCTGCGCGATGAGCTGCATGGCAACACCGTTGCAGGCGGCTTTCAGGTACGCGTCAAACGCAAGAGCGGCACGCTGTTTGACGCGCGGCTGTATGTGTCGCCGCTCATTGACGGCCACGGCAAACAAACGGGCTGGATGACGTCGATGACCGATATCACCGAGCCCAACCGCATCCGCGAGCAATTGTCGGCGTCTCATGAGCGCTTCACCATCGTGCTCGAGTCGCTGGATGCCTCGGTATCGGTGGCGCCCCTGGGCAGCGAAGAACTGCTGTTTGCCAACAAGCTGTACCGCCAGTGGTTTGGCTCGCAAACGGGCGGCCACCTGCAACTCGTGGCGCAGGCCGGGGTGGTTCCGGTGGCGGGCAAAGACCCCAGTGGCATGGACGACGAAGACGGCCTGATGGGCTTGCCCACCGACTCGCTCACCAGCGCCCGCAGCGAAAACGCCGAGATTTACCTGCCCGACCTGGGCAAGTGGCTCGAAGTGCGGTCCCGGTATCTCAACTGGGTAGACGGGCGACTGGCTCAAATGGTGATTGCCACCGACATCACCCCGCGGCGGCTTGCCGAAGAACAGGCAAAGCGGCAAGCCGAACGCGCCCAGTCGGTCAGCCGCCTCATCACCATGGGCGAGATGGCATCCAGCGTGGCCCACGAGTTGAACCAGCCGCTCACCGCCATCAACAACTACTGCAGCGGCATGGTGTCACGCATCCAGAGCGGGCAACTCACCGAAGAAGCCTTGCTCACGGCGCTGCAAAAAACGGCCCACCAGGCGCAACGCGCGGGCCAGATCATTCAACGGATTCGCTCCTTTGTGAAAAAGAGCGAACCCAACCGCACGCTGTCGGACGTGCATTCGATGGTGGACGAAGCGGTCGAACTGGCCGACATCGAGCTGCGCCGCCACAACGTGCGCCTTACCCATTATGTAGCAGCCCGCATGCCGCCCGTGATGGCCGACACCATCCTGATCGAACAGGTGCTGGTGAACCTCATGAAAAACGGCGCGGAGGCCATTGAAAACGCTGGCCGGCCCGCCCCCAACCGCAGCGTGGAGCTGCGCGTGGGGCCCAAGCAGATCGATGACCGCCAGGTGGTGGAGTTTTCGGTGCAGGACACAGGCAAAGGCCTGGCGCCCGAAGTGCTGGAGCGGCTCTTTGAAGCCTTCT
- the aceE gene encoding pyruvate dehydrogenase (acetyl-transferring), homodimeric type, whose amino-acid sequence MSAQPDPQTGFGIGTDADQQETREWMDALSAVIDKEGPERAHFLLEQLIEHARQNSIDMPFSANTGYVNTLEPEQEAHCPGNIQIEKRLRAYMRWNAMAMVVRANRLHPADGGDLGGHIGSFASVASMFGAGFNHFWHAESENHGGDLLYIQGHSAPGIYARAYLEGRLTEEQLDSFRQEVDGKGLSSYPHPKLMPEFWQFPTVSMGLGPLMAIYQARFLKYLHARGIANTENRKVWVFCGDGEMDEPESLGAIGLAARENLDNLIFVVNCNLQRLDGPVRGNGKIVQELESEFRGSGWNVIKLLWGNGWDALLARDKTGKLRQLMMETLDGDYQAFKANDGAFVRKNFFGKYPETLKLVEHMTDEEVFELRRGGHEPAKVYAAFHAANEHKGQPTVLLVKTIKGYGMGKAGEGKNTVHQTKKLSDEDIKYIRDRFNIPIPDSELASIPYYKPAEDTPEMRYLQERRKALGGYLPHRRPKADEHFTVPALDTFKAILEPTAEGREISTTQAFVRFVTQLLRDQALGPRVVPIVVDEARTFGMEGLFRQIGIYNPKGQLYTPVDRDQVMYYKEDKAGQVLQEGINEAGGMASWIAAATSYSTNNRIMVPFYVYYSMFGFQRIGDLAWAAGDMQARGFLLGGTSGRTTLNGEGLQHEDGHSHILAGTIPNCVSYDPTFAHEIGVIMQHGLKRMVEQQENVYYYITLLNENYAMPGLQTGTEEQIIKGMYLCKPGAESTANDARRVQLLGSGTILRESLEAQKLLAADWGVQADVWSCPSFNELTREGQDADRWNLLHPLDTPRVPFVSQQLSKSAGPVVASTDYMKAFAEQIRPFIPKGRNYKVLGTDGFGRSDFRSKLREHFEINRHYIVVAALKALSEDGVVPATKVAEAIQKYGINADKINPLYA is encoded by the coding sequence ATGTCAGCTCAGCCCGACCCGCAAACCGGATTTGGCATCGGCACCGATGCCGATCAGCAGGAAACCCGCGAATGGATGGACGCCCTGTCCGCCGTGATCGACAAGGAAGGCCCTGAACGCGCGCATTTCCTGCTGGAGCAGTTGATCGAGCATGCGCGCCAGAACAGCATTGACATGCCCTTCTCGGCCAACACGGGCTACGTCAACACGCTGGAGCCTGAGCAGGAGGCCCATTGCCCCGGCAACATCCAGATCGAAAAACGCTTGCGCGCGTATATGCGCTGGAACGCCATGGCCATGGTGGTGCGCGCCAATCGCTTGCACCCTGCGGACGGCGGCGATCTGGGCGGCCACATCGGCTCGTTTGCTTCGGTGGCCAGCATGTTTGGTGCGGGCTTCAACCATTTCTGGCACGCCGAGAGCGAGAACCATGGCGGTGATCTGCTCTACATCCAGGGCCACAGCGCACCCGGCATTTATGCCCGTGCGTACCTGGAAGGGCGGCTGACGGAAGAGCAGCTGGACAGCTTCCGCCAGGAAGTCGATGGCAAGGGCCTGTCGAGCTACCCACACCCCAAACTCATGCCCGAGTTCTGGCAGTTCCCCACCGTGTCGATGGGTCTGGGCCCGCTGATGGCGATCTATCAGGCGCGTTTCCTCAAATACCTGCATGCCCGTGGCATTGCCAACACCGAGAACCGCAAGGTCTGGGTGTTCTGCGGCGACGGTGAAATGGACGAGCCCGAATCGCTCGGTGCCATCGGCCTGGCCGCGCGCGAGAACCTCGACAACCTGATCTTCGTGGTGAACTGCAACCTGCAGCGCCTGGACGGCCCGGTGCGTGGCAACGGCAAGATCGTGCAGGAGCTCGAAAGCGAGTTCCGTGGCAGCGGCTGGAACGTCATCAAGCTCTTGTGGGGCAACGGCTGGGATGCACTGCTGGCCCGCGACAAGACCGGCAAGCTGCGCCAGTTGATGATGGAAACCCTGGACGGTGACTACCAGGCGTTCAAGGCCAACGACGGCGCCTTTGTGCGCAAGAACTTCTTTGGCAAATATCCAGAAACCCTCAAGCTCGTCGAACACATGACCGACGAAGAGGTGTTCGAGCTGCGCCGTGGCGGCCATGAGCCTGCGAAGGTCTACGCCGCATTTCACGCCGCCAACGAGCACAAGGGCCAGCCCACCGTGCTGCTGGTCAAGACCATCAAGGGCTATGGCATGGGCAAGGCCGGTGAAGGCAAAAACACCGTGCACCAGACCAAGAAGCTCTCGGACGAAGACATCAAGTACATCCGCGACCGCTTCAACATCCCGATCCCCGACAGCGAGCTGGCCAGCATCCCTTACTACAAGCCCGCTGAAGACACACCCGAAATGCGCTACCTGCAAGAGCGCCGCAAAGCGCTGGGTGGTTACCTGCCACACCGCCGTCCCAAGGCGGACGAGCACTTCACGGTGCCCGCGCTCGACACCTTCAAGGCCATCCTTGAGCCCACGGCTGAAGGCCGCGAGATCAGCACCACGCAAGCTTTTGTGCGTTTTGTCACCCAACTGCTGCGCGACCAGGCCCTGGGCCCGCGCGTGGTGCCTATCGTGGTGGATGAGGCCCGCACTTTCGGCATGGAAGGGCTGTTCCGCCAGATCGGCATCTACAACCCCAAGGGCCAGCTCTACACTCCGGTCGATCGCGACCAGGTGATGTATTACAAGGAAGACAAGGCCGGCCAGGTCTTGCAGGAAGGCATCAACGAAGCCGGCGGCATGGCCAGCTGGATCGCTGCCGCCACCAGCTACAGCACGAACAACCGCATCATGGTGCCGTTCTACGTGTACTACTCGATGTTCGGCTTTCAGCGCATTGGCGACCTAGCCTGGGCTGCGGGCGACATGCAGGCGCGCGGCTTCCTGCTGGGCGGCACGTCAGGCCGCACCACGCTCAACGGCGAAGGCCTGCAGCATGAAGACGGTCACAGCCACATCCTGGCGGGCACCATCCCCAACTGCGTGAGCTACGACCCCACCTTTGCCCACGAGATCGGCGTGATCATGCAGCACGGCTTGAAGCGCATGGTCGAGCAGCAAGAGAACGTGTATTACTACATCACGCTGCTCAACGAGAACTACGCCATGCCCGGTTTGCAGACCGGTACCGAAGAGCAAATCATCAAAGGCATGTACCTGTGCAAGCCCGGCGCTGAAAGCACAGCCAACGACGCGCGGCGCGTGCAGCTGCTGGGTTCGGGCACGATCCTGCGTGAGTCGCTCGAAGCCCAAAAGCTGCTGGCCGCCGACTGGGGCGTGCAGGCCGATGTGTGGAGCTGCCCAAGCTTCAACGAACTCACCCGCGAAGGCCAGGACGCCGACCGCTGGAACCTGCTGCACCCGCTGGACACGCCCCGTGTGCCGTTCGTCTCTCAACAACTGTCCAAGAGCGCAGGGCCCGTGGTGGCATCCACCGACTACATGAAGGCGTTTGCCGAGCAGATTCGCCCCTTCATCCCGAAGGGCCGCAACTACAAGGTGCTGGGCACCGACGGTTTTGGCCGCAGCGACTTCCGCAGCAAGCTGCGCGAGCATTTCGAGATCAACCGCCACTACATCGTGGTGGCCGCGCTCAAGGCGCTCAGCGAAGACGGCGTGGTGCCTGCCACCAAGGTGGCCGAGGCCATCCAGAAGTACGGCATCAATGCCGACAAGATCAACCCGCTGTACGCGTAA
- the lpdA gene encoding dihydrolipoyl dehydrogenase, with protein sequence MAIIDIKVPDIGDFAEVAIIEVLVKPGDTIKAEQSLVTVESDKASMEIPSSHAGVVKELKVKLGDKIAEGSVVLTLEVEGAGAAATPAAQAPASAVTTAEPKQASAQVPQAQVPQAQAAINPVASSFAGTADLDCDVLVLGGGPGGYSAAFRAADLGLKVVIVERYATLGGVCLNVGCIPSKALLHVAAVIDEVSHLKAAGIEFGAPQVNVDTLRGHKEKVIGKLTGGLAAMAKMRQVTTVRGYGAFVGANHVEVEETTGTGQEKTGTKKVIAFKKAIIAAGSQAVRLPFMPDDPRVVDSTGALELKEVPKRMLILGGGIIGLEMGTVYSTLGARLDVVEMMDGLMQGADRDLVKIWQKMNAKRFDNIMLKTKTVGAKATPEGIEVTFASAEEGGTAPAPQVYDLVLQAVGRTPNGKKIAAEKAGVAVTDRGFINVDIQMRTNVPHIFAIGDIVGQPMLAHKAVHEAHVAAEVIAGELQGNKELASAAFNARVIPSVAYTDPEVAWVGLTEDQAKAQGIKVKKGLFPWTASGRAIANGRDEGVTKLLFDDSPEAHGHGKILGGGMVGTHAGDMIGEIALAIEMGADAVDIGKTIHPHPTLGESIGMAAEIAHGSCTDVPPQKK encoded by the coding sequence ATGGCAATCATTGACATCAAAGTGCCCGACATCGGCGATTTCGCCGAAGTGGCCATCATCGAGGTGCTGGTAAAGCCCGGCGACACCATCAAGGCCGAGCAAAGCCTGGTCACCGTGGAGTCCGACAAGGCCTCCATGGAGATCCCCTCCAGCCACGCTGGTGTGGTCAAGGAATTGAAGGTCAAGCTCGGCGACAAGATCGCCGAAGGCTCGGTGGTGCTGACGCTGGAGGTGGAGGGTGCTGGCGCTGCGGCGACCCCGGCGGCCCAGGCTCCGGCTTCTGCGGTGACGACTGCTGAGCCAAAACAGGCGTCAGCGCAGGTGCCACAAGCGCAGGTGCCACAAGCGCAAGCAGCTATCAATCCAGTAGCATCCAGCTTTGCTGGTACGGCGGATCTGGACTGCGACGTGCTCGTGCTCGGCGGCGGCCCCGGCGGCTACAGCGCCGCCTTCCGCGCCGCCGACCTCGGTCTCAAGGTGGTCATCGTCGAGCGCTACGCCACCCTGGGCGGCGTGTGCCTGAACGTGGGATGCATCCCCTCCAAGGCACTGCTGCACGTGGCGGCGGTCATTGACGAAGTCAGCCACCTGAAAGCTGCCGGCATCGAATTCGGCGCACCGCAGGTCAACGTTGACACGCTGCGCGGCCACAAGGAAAAGGTCATCGGCAAGCTCACCGGCGGCCTGGCCGCCATGGCCAAGATGCGCCAGGTGACCACCGTGCGCGGCTACGGGGCCTTTGTGGGCGCCAACCATGTCGAGGTGGAAGAAACCACCGGCACCGGCCAGGAGAAGACAGGCACCAAGAAGGTCATCGCCTTCAAGAAAGCCATCATCGCCGCCGGTAGCCAGGCCGTGCGCCTGCCGTTCATGCCCGACGATCCACGTGTGGTCGATTCCACCGGTGCACTGGAGCTGAAAGAAGTGCCCAAACGCATGCTCATCCTGGGTGGCGGCATCATCGGCCTTGAAATGGGCACCGTGTACAGCACCCTGGGCGCACGCCTGGATGTGGTGGAGATGATGGACGGCCTGATGCAGGGCGCCGACCGCGACCTCGTCAAGATCTGGCAGAAGATGAACGCCAAGCGCTTCGACAACATCATGTTGAAGACGAAAACCGTCGGTGCCAAGGCCACGCCCGAAGGCATCGAGGTGACGTTTGCCTCAGCGGAAGAGGGCGGCACCGCCCCAGCGCCGCAGGTGTACGACCTGGTCCTGCAGGCCGTGGGCCGCACCCCCAACGGCAAGAAGATCGCCGCTGAAAAGGCTGGCGTGGCCGTCACGGACCGTGGCTTCATCAACGTCGATATCCAGATGCGCACCAACGTGCCGCACATCTTCGCCATCGGCGACATCGTGGGCCAGCCTATGCTGGCGCACAAGGCGGTGCATGAGGCGCACGTGGCGGCAGAAGTCATCGCGGGTGAACTGCAAGGCAACAAGGAACTGGCATCCGCCGCCTTCAACGCCCGCGTGATTCCCTCCGTGGCCTACACCGACCCTGAAGTGGCATGGGTCGGTCTCACCGAAGACCAGGCCAAGGCCCAAGGCATCAAGGTCAAGAAGGGCCTGTTCCCCTGGACGGCTTCGGGCCGCGCCATCGCCAACGGCCGCGACGAAGGCGTCACCAAGCTGCTGTTCGATGATTCACCCGAGGCCCACGGCCACGGCAAGATTCTGGGCGGCGGCATGGTCGGCACCCATGCGGGCGACATGATTGGCGAGATCGCGCTGGCTATTGAGATGGGTGCAGACGCT